The Ranitomeya imitator isolate aRanImi1 chromosome 8, aRanImi1.pri, whole genome shotgun sequence genome window below encodes:
- the GNG12 gene encoding guanine nucleotide-binding protein G(I)/G(S)/G(O) subunit gamma-12 has protein sequence MSTKTASTNNIAQARRTVQQLKVEASIERIKISKASADLMRYCDEHAKNDPLLMGIPTSENPFKDKKPCIIL, from the exons ATGTCTACCAAAACGGCCAGCACCAACAACATAGCACAAGCACGGAGAACCGTCCAGCAGCTGAAGGTGGAGGCGTCCATAGAAAGAATAAAG ATTTCCAAAGCATCAGCCGATCTCATGCGCTACTGTGACGAACACGCCAAGAACGACCCTCTACTCATGGGCATTCCCACGTCCGAAAACCCCTTCAAGGATAAGAAGCCTTGCATCATATTGTAG